A region of the Pedococcus aerophilus genome:
GGGCTGCTCACCACCGGTGCGGCCTACGAGGTCGAGACGGCGGAGTCGGAGGGCAACGACCTCTACCTCGACCTGGCCAGCGACGAAGGCTTCGGTTCGGTGTCCAACTGGACGCGCGACCAGATGATCGAGGTGTTCGCCGAGCGCGGCGGCGACCCGGACCGCGCGGGCAAGCGCGACGCGCTCGACCCGCTGCTGTGGCGCTCGGCCCGTGACGGCGAGCCCTCGTGGCAGGTCGACGGGCTGCCGACCGGACGCCCCGGCTGGCACATCGAGTGCACCGCCATCGCGCTGGAGCACCTGGGCATGACCTTCGACGTCCAGGGCGGCGGCACCGACCTCGTCTTCCCGCACCACGAGATGAGCGCGACGCAGGCCGTCGTCCTCACCAAGGAGCGGCCGTTCGCCCGCACCTACGCCCACCAGGCGATGGTAGGCCTCGACGGCGAGAAGATGAGCAAGTCCAAGGGGAACCTCGTCCTGGTCTCCAGGCTGCGCGCCGACGGCGTGGACCCCATGGCGATCCGGCTGGCGTTGCTGTCGCAGCACTACCGGACCGAGTGGTCCTGGACCGACGACCTCCTGGCCCAGGCGCAGGCCCGGCTCGAGGCGTGGCGCTCGGCGCTGTCGGTCAACGCCGCGCCGGCCACCGACGAGGTCATCGAGCAGGTCCGCCGCCACGTCGCCGACGACCTCGACACCCCCGGTGCCCTCGCTGCCGTCGACCGCTGGGCCAAGGAGTGCCTCACCCGGGGAGGACGCGACGCCACCTCGGCGGGTGTGCTGGCGCGGGCCCTGGACGCCGTCCTCGGCGTCCGCGTCTGACACCAGACGTCAGCCGGGGCCGTCCTGGCCGCGACGACGGAGGTAGCGCTCGAACTCGCGGGCGATGGCGTCGCCGCTGGCCTCCGGGAGGTCGGCGGTGTCCTGGGCCTCCTCGAGGGACTGGACGTACTCCGCGACCTCGTCGTCGGTCTCGGCGAGCTCGTTGATGCCGCGCTCCCACGCCTTGGCGCCGTCGTCGAGGTCGCCGTGGGGGATGGGCGCGTCGAGCAGCTCCTCGAGGCGGGAGACGAGTGCCAGGGTCGCCTTCGGCGATGGTGAGTGCCCGGCGTAGTGCGGGACCGCGGCCCAGCAGGAGATGGACTGCAGGCCGGACTGGGTGGCGGCGTCGGCCAGGACGCCGACGATGCCGGTCGGTCCCTCGTACCGGCTGGGCTCGAGGTCGAAGCGGTGCAGCACGTCGTCGTCGTCGGAGGTGGCGGTGACCGGGATCGGCCGGGTGTGCGCGACGTCGGCCATGAGCGCACCGAGGGTGAAGACGGTCGTCGCACCGACCTGCTGCGCGAACTCCATCAGCTCGATGGTGAAGGCCCGCCAGCGGAAGGACGGCTCGATGCCCTGGACGAGGACGATGTCGCGCTCGAGGGTCTCGCTGCTCGCCACGAGGATGCGGGTGGTGCGCCAGTGGATCCGGCGGCGGCCGTCGTCGAGGACGACCCGGGGCCGGTTGACCTGGAAGTCGTAGTACTCCTCGGGGTCGAGGGCCGCGATCGCCTCGGCGTCCCAGACGTCGATGAGGTGGTCGATCGCCGCGGTGGCGGCCTCGCCGGCGTCGTTCCAGCCCTCGAACGCGGCGATGACGACCGGGTTGTTCAGCTCCGGCACGTCCTCGAGCTCGATCACTGTTCCTCCTCGCCCGCGC
Encoded here:
- a CDS encoding PAC2 family protein, which codes for MIELEDVPELNNPVVIAAFEGWNDAGEAATAAIDHLIDVWDAEAIAALDPEEYYDFQVNRPRVVLDDGRRRIHWRTTRILVASSETLERDIVLVQGIEPSFRWRAFTIELMEFAQQVGATTVFTLGALMADVAHTRPIPVTATSDDDDVLHRFDLEPSRYEGPTGIVGVLADAATQSGLQSISCWAAVPHYAGHSPSPKATLALVSRLEELLDAPIPHGDLDDGAKAWERGINELAETDDEVAEYVQSLEEAQDTADLPEASGDAIAREFERYLRRRGQDGPG
- the mshC gene encoding cysteine--1-D-myo-inosityl 2-amino-2-deoxy-alpha-D-glucopyranoside ligase, with translation MISWPTPFLPAVPGTGHPVQVFDTASGEVRPLTPGPTARMYVCGITPYDATHMGHAATYVTFDVLGRALRDAGHTVEYVQNITDVDDPLIERAERDGVRWQDLATREIALFREDMTALAVIPPDHYVGVVESIEPVAAAVRGLLTTGAAYEVETAESEGNDLYLDLASDEGFGSVSNWTRDQMIEVFAERGGDPDRAGKRDALDPLLWRSARDGEPSWQVDGLPTGRPGWHIECTAIALEHLGMTFDVQGGGTDLVFPHHEMSATQAVVLTKERPFARTYAHQAMVGLDGEKMSKSKGNLVLVSRLRADGVDPMAIRLALLSQHYRTEWSWTDDLLAQAQARLEAWRSALSVNAAPATDEVIEQVRRHVADDLDTPGALAAVDRWAKECLTRGGRDATSAGVLARALDAVLGVRV